Genomic DNA from Candidatus Binatus sp.:
TCCCGCTGATTAGCTCCGGCTCCAACTCGAACGAGTACACCGGCTGATGAGTCGCGACGTCGGTGATCGAGTCGATCGCATCGCCCTTGAGCGTTATATCGATCAGCTCGCCGGAGAAACTGCGATACGGATAGGCAAAATTATGCAGGAAAATTTCGAGCTTGCCACCCGTTTTGTCGTAGCTGAATTCGCCCCGGGTATTAACCTTGCCGGGCTCACTCGGATGATAGTTAAGGCGCGCGAGGCGCTCCAAAAATCCCAGGTCGTTCAGATTCTGGCCCGGATAAACCACCACCGAGTCCGAATAAATTCGCGACGGGATGTTCCAGCGCTTGCCCGAAAAACGCGTGACGACTTCGTTCTGGAGCTGATTGTAGTAGCTGGAAAATAGCCACAGGCTCGGCGGCGCCGCGAACAGGATGATCGCGGCCACCCCGAGCAGCACGAATTTGAACAATCGTTTGAAGGACATCACCGGTGATGCGAGCAAGGCGGCGATAGCCGCGCCCATTGACTATAGGTTGATCACACTTCCGGCTTGAGAGCTACGTAAAGCGTATTGTCTCCGCGTTTGACCAGCAGCAAAACGATCTTGCTCTTCCCGCCACTCTTGAGCGCCCCCTGGTATGAATCGACGCTCTTCACCGTCTCGCGATTCACCTCCAGGATGACATCGCGCGCGCGCAACCCCGCTTGATCGGCGCGGCTCCCCGGCTGCACCGACGAAATCACCACCCCTGCCTTCTGCTCGATCCCGAGCTCGCGCGCCAGGTCCGGACTCAGGTCCTTCACGCGGAGTCCGAACTGCGACGGCGCACCGATATCCGGCTTCGGCTTGTTCGCCGCCTCGATCACTTGCGCCTCTTTCGATTCGGTGATCGTTACCGGCAGCTCGATCGTCTGCTTGTCGCGAACTACTTTCAGCACTCCCCTATGCCCCAGCGGCGTGCGCCCGACCACCAGCGGCAATTCGCGCGAGTCGTTAATCGGCTGGTTGTCGAACGACACGATCACGTCGCCTTGCTTGACCCCCGCCAGCTTCGCCGGCCCGTCTTTCAGCACCTCCGCCACCAGCGCGCCGCGCGTATCTTCCAAGCCGAGCGATTCCGCCAGCTCCGGCGTCATCCGCTGGATCAACACGCCGAGCCATCCGCGCGTGACCTTGCCCGAGTTCTTGAGCTGCGGCAGTTCCTCTTTCACCATGTTGACCGGAATCGCGAATCCGATCCCCATGCTGCGGCCGGTCTCCGTGTAGATTGCCGAATTGACGCCGACCACCTGCCCGCGCTGATCGATCAGCGGCCCGCCCGAGTTGCCCGGATTGATCGACGCGTCGGTCTGGATGAAATCGTCGAAATTGCCGGGGATGAACCGTCCCTTCGCGCTTACGATTCCCACCGTCACCGAATGGTCGAAGCCAAACGGATTGCCGATCGCCATCACCCATTCGCCCACCCGGAGCCCGTCGGAATTGCCGAGCGGCGCAACCGGCAGCTCGCGCTTGGCCTCGATCTTCAGCAGCGCCACGTCGCTCTTCGCATCGTGCCCGATCACCTTCGCGGTATAATTGCGGCCATCCTGCGTCGTCACCGTAACCTTGCCCGGATTCTCGACCACGTGCTCGTTGGTCAGCACGTAACCGTCCTTGCTGATGATGAAACCCGAGCCGAGGCTGCGCGATCGATTGCTGCCGCCGCCGAAATCCTCGAGCGGCTTGCCCTTGCGGCGCGGACCCGGAAGCGGCTCCTCTCCCTCCGCCGAGCGCTCAGGCTCCTCGGTCGAAATATTTACCACGGCGGGACTCAGCTTCGCGGCGAGCTCGACGAAGTCCGGCATCGTCTGCACCTTGGCGACGCGACCCGGATCGGCCAGCTCAGTCCAGATACGTTCGGCTGGTGCTTCGCTCGCAACTATAACGGTCGGAGCCGCCGCCATCAGGGTCAGCGACACAACGCCCGCAATGGCGGCTGATCGAAAAAATTTGTACGGCATTCGAAAGATCGCGGCAGTGCGCCTAATGGGCCGACTGTCTCGCCAGTTCAACGTATTTCATTCGCAAATCAAATAGAACCGCGTCGATTAAACTCTGCTCGGTCGCATCCAGATTGCCGCGAGTCTTGTCGCGCAACATCCCGATTATATCGATCAATTGCTGCGCCGCCTGCAAATCGCGCCGCGGCTGCCCGCTCGCAGGATCGGGCAACTCGCCGAGCGCCCCGAGCGCCTCCGACGAGAGCCCCACCAAAAACGTCGCAAACGTGATCTCCGGCTCCGGCGATTGATTCCGGCTCGGTTGCGGATTCGCCGCGGCTGCGCCCGCGCCTGCATCGATGTGCTCGCCCGCGTGCGACCCAGCCTCCGCGCCGATTATCGTCGCCGGCTTTTCCGCCGCGGGTTTTTCCGGCACATCTTCGGCTTCGGACTTGGCCTCGCCCTCGGCCGAAAATCGACGCCGATCCTGGACCTTGAAACCGCGCTCCTTTTCGTCCTCTTCCTTCATCGCGTTACCATCGCGCGCTCGCGATCAGGCCTCGCCGTGCGACGCCATCTGCTCGAGCCGGTGAATTCTCTCGTCAATCGGTGGATGAGTTGAGAACAGGCGCGCGATTCCCGCCGCGCTCAGCGGATTCACGATAAACAGATGCGCCGTCGCCGGACTCGCGTCGAGCGGCATCCGCTCGTTCGCCGCCTCGAGCTTGCGGAGCGCACTCGCCAGATAGAGCGGGTTGTGCGTCAGCTTCGCGCCGCTCGCGTCGGCCTGGTATTCGCGCGTCCGCGAAATCGCCATCTGGATCAGCGACGCCGCAATTGGCGCGAGAATCCCCGCGATCAGCAGGCCGCCGATTCCGCCCCGCTCGTCGTCCTCGCGGCTCCCCATCCCGAAGAACGCGCCCCAGCGAATCATCGTGCCGACCATCATGATCGCGCCCGCCAGCGTCGCCGCTATCGAACTGGTCAGGATGTCGCGATTCAGCACGTGCGACAGCTCGTGCCCAATCACGCCCTTCAATTCTTCGCGATCGCAGATGCGCATGATGCCCCGCGTCACGGCCACGGCCGCATGATGCGGATTGCGCCCGGTCGCGAATGCGTTGGGCGTGTCCGAATCGATCATGTACAGGCGCGGCATCGGAATCGACGCCGAATGCGCCAGCTCGT
This window encodes:
- a CDS encoding DegQ family serine endoprotease, with amino-acid sequence MPYKFFRSAAIAGVVSLTLMAAAPTVIVASEAPAERIWTELADPGRVAKVQTMPDFVELAAKLSPAVVNISTEEPERSAEGEEPLPGPRRKGKPLEDFGGGSNRSRSLGSGFIISKDGYVLTNEHVVENPGKVTVTTQDGRNYTAKVIGHDAKSDVALLKIEAKRELPVAPLGNSDGLRVGEWVMAIGNPFGFDHSVTVGIVSAKGRFIPGNFDDFIQTDASINPGNSGGPLIDQRGQVVGVNSAIYTETGRSMGIGFAIPVNMVKEELPQLKNSGKVTRGWLGVLIQRMTPELAESLGLEDTRGALVAEVLKDGPAKLAGVKQGDVIVSFDNQPINDSRELPLVVGRTPLGHRGVLKVVRDKQTIELPVTITESKEAQVIEAANKPKPDIGAPSQFGLRVKDLSPDLARELGIEQKAGVVISSVQPGSRADQAGLRARDVILEVNRETVKSVDSYQGALKSGGKSKIVLLLVKRGDNTLYVALKPEV
- a CDS encoding DUF1844 domain-containing protein; the protein is MKEEDEKERGFKVQDRRRFSAEGEAKSEAEDVPEKPAAEKPATIIGAEAGSHAGEHIDAGAGAAAANPQPSRNQSPEPEITFATFLVGLSSEALGALGELPDPASGQPRRDLQAAQQLIDIIGMLRDKTRGNLDATEQSLIDAVLFDLRMKYVELARQSAH
- the htpX gene encoding zinc metalloprotease HtpX, which translates into the protein MSSLFKTTLLLGAMTGLLMVIGGLLGGRGGLEIAFVLAAVMNFVSYWFSDKIVLRAYGAQELDAQSAPELYSVVNELAHSASIPMPRLYMIDSDTPNAFATGRNPHHAAVAVTRGIMRICDREELKGVIGHELSHVLNRDILTSSIAATLAGAIMMVGTMIRWGAFFGMGSREDDERGGIGGLLIAGILAPIAASLIQMAISRTREYQADASGAKLTHNPLYLASALRKLEAANERMPLDASPATAHLFIVNPLSAAGIARLFSTHPPIDERIHRLEQMASHGEA